A DNA window from Leptospira langatensis contains the following coding sequences:
- a CDS encoding adenylate/guanylate cyclase domain-containing protein — translation MIRKLFILRSLLIFILFFLCLVSCSPKPLILPSVQKGVLDLRSWDFSSQPILDLSGEWSYYPQVLFQDLTPSSSTDRFYMVPSTWPGDGYAVVRLKVLLPEHQKRFAIYSKWQSTAFRLILNGKAVASSGIPGKTKETSIPDNLPLYYEWDDSGGNLDLIFEISNFHHRVGGFWYHIRFGEASALSEEVRTIRDWDFFLAGIFFLAGLYHLWLFFLHRIDRGSLVFALFCFVIFLRIFVTEEKFLLYYFHISYRLSMILEYVTMYAAMPLAMHFLRYTFPDYFPRKWILFFYGLSFVFSLSLLFPFPFPSSAVPYFQGTFFFAVAVAIYVIFRALAHKAPYSLPITFAFLSLICAGTFDVLSAHQLIFTRFIIPVGLLIAVFNQAFILSSKYRDLYREKEKLSERLMRLNDTYSRFVPLSFLEFLGKDKLEDMRPGDQIKKEMTILFADIRSFTEISESIDSKESFELLNSYISEMEPVIQAHRGFVDKYFGDAIMALFSDTDDAVSAAISMQNRILEYNQRRIEKGERAIRVGIGIHTGSLMMGIVGSGGRMESTVISEAVHLASKLETLNKYYGSNILISEDTLRKLKGADRFVLRRLDRLKFKGKMESLNIHEVGDYLSTTEKEAFRNSRINFERGVDLFHSGKYMDAGESFREVLRIYSGDKAANLYLKRCTEQISPSSGKVQPGPDLA, via the coding sequence ATGATTCGAAAACTTTTCATTCTTAGATCGCTTTTAATTTTTATTCTCTTTTTTCTCTGCCTAGTTTCCTGTTCTCCTAAACCTTTAATACTACCTTCCGTTCAGAAAGGTGTTCTGGATTTACGTTCTTGGGATTTTTCCTCTCAACCCATTCTGGATCTGAGTGGCGAATGGTCTTATTATCCTCAGGTCTTATTCCAAGATCTAACTCCTTCTTCCTCTACGGATAGATTTTATATGGTCCCGAGCACTTGGCCTGGGGATGGGTATGCGGTTGTGAGATTGAAGGTACTTCTTCCGGAGCATCAGAAGAGGTTTGCGATCTATTCCAAATGGCAGTCTACTGCATTTCGATTGATCTTGAACGGAAAGGCAGTAGCTTCTTCCGGAATTCCTGGAAAAACAAAAGAGACGAGCATTCCGGATAATCTTCCTCTTTATTATGAATGGGATGATTCCGGAGGAAATCTGGATCTTATATTCGAAATTTCTAATTTTCATCATAGAGTTGGCGGCTTCTGGTATCATATTCGTTTCGGCGAGGCGAGCGCTTTGTCGGAAGAGGTCAGGACTATTCGGGACTGGGATTTCTTTTTGGCCGGGATCTTCTTCTTGGCAGGGTTGTATCACCTTTGGCTTTTCTTTCTGCATAGAATAGACAGAGGATCTTTAGTATTTGCTCTCTTTTGCTTTGTGATCTTTCTGCGGATCTTCGTTACTGAAGAAAAATTTTTGCTCTATTATTTCCATATTTCATACAGGCTCTCGATGATCCTGGAATACGTGACCATGTATGCCGCTATGCCTCTTGCCATGCATTTCTTACGATATACCTTTCCCGATTATTTTCCTCGGAAATGGATCTTATTCTTTTATGGTCTTTCTTTCGTTTTCTCTTTGAGTCTTCTTTTCCCGTTTCCGTTCCCTTCTTCCGCTGTTCCTTATTTCCAAGGTACCTTCTTCTTTGCGGTGGCAGTGGCGATCTACGTGATTTTCCGAGCACTAGCGCATAAGGCTCCATATTCCCTTCCGATCACATTTGCGTTCCTTTCCTTGATCTGTGCGGGGACTTTCGATGTTCTTTCTGCTCATCAATTGATCTTTACTCGTTTTATTATTCCAGTCGGTCTACTGATCGCGGTCTTCAACCAGGCTTTCATTCTTTCTTCCAAATACAGGGATCTGTATCGGGAGAAGGAGAAGCTTTCGGAGAGATTGATGAGACTGAACGATACGTACAGTCGTTTTGTTCCTTTGAGTTTCTTGGAATTCTTGGGCAAGGACAAGTTGGAAGATATGCGGCCCGGAGACCAGATCAAGAAGGAGATGACTATTCTGTTCGCAGATATTCGTTCCTTTACGGAGATCTCCGAGAGCATAGATTCCAAGGAAAGTTTTGAATTATTGAATTCTTATATTTCCGAAATGGAGCCTGTGATCCAGGCACATCGAGGCTTCGTGGATAAGTATTTTGGGGATGCGATCATGGCTCTTTTCTCGGATACGGATGACGCGGTTTCTGCGGCAATCTCCATGCAGAATCGGATCTTGGAATATAACCAAAGAAGGATCGAAAAGGGAGAAAGAGCGATCCGAGTCGGGATCGGTATTCATACAGGTTCTCTCATGATGGGGATTGTAGGTTCCGGTGGAAGAATGGAAAGCACAGTCATCTCCGAAGCTGTGCACCTGGCCTCCAAGTTAGAAACATTAAATAAATATTATGGTTCGAATATTCTTATCAGCGAAGACACTCTTCGGAAGCTAAAAGGAGCGGATCGCTTCGTATTAAGAAGACTGGATCGTCTGAAGTTCAAGGGCAAGATGGAAAGCCTGAATATCCATGAGGTCGGGGATTATCTGAGCACTACGGAAAAGGAAGCCTTTCGGAATTCCAGGATCAATTTCGAACGAGGGGTGGATCTATTCCATTCCGGAAAATATATGGATGCAGGCGAATCTTTTAGAGAGGTTTTACGGATCTATTCGGGAGACAAGGCTGCGAATCTTTATTTAAAGAGATGCACGGAGCAGATCTCTCCTAGCTCCGGCAAGGTGCAGCCTGGTCCCGATCTGGCTTAA
- a CDS encoding LIC12353 family lipoprotein has protein sequence MFQKSLGQISVFLLLCSLCLDCSDSLKGKPTPAIPELAGFYVSERSRDWLKENKLKIQALWIRRSANGEMEFMNKSITRLQFSVSDNREELKTRTGKVLTSGREILLLESIYREYHRQYSGKNNPDAKDWDLRSFGPFAKVKEVSNLIGEGTGRGGQLAPDNNSIRFSNGETYYRIGGPLLGRISVNVNKTKRVIDNETAGVIFFPLSPTAFPEETGKQSYLAFFSTTESLSPGMPLRIGDYSGSIKEVFDHLCVVDLSIKPGTQAPSLTYLTPMVLDGQVDLKTISHKESTEELIRRLKQDPNVSKEELIRELEKLKGRDQ, from the coding sequence ATGTTTCAGAAGTCTCTCGGTCAAATTTCAGTATTTCTTTTATTATGCAGTCTTTGTCTAGACTGCAGCGATAGCTTAAAAGGCAAACCTACTCCCGCAATCCCTGAACTCGCCGGATTCTATGTGAGCGAAAGATCGAGAGACTGGTTGAAAGAGAATAAATTAAAGATCCAAGCTCTATGGATCAGACGCAGCGCAAACGGAGAGATGGAATTCATGAACAAGAGCATCACTCGTTTGCAATTCAGCGTTAGCGACAATAGAGAAGAATTAAAGACCAGGACAGGCAAAGTACTCACCAGCGGAAGAGAGATCCTTCTTCTGGAATCCATATATAGGGAATATCATAGACAGTACTCCGGCAAAAACAATCCGGATGCGAAGGATTGGGATCTCAGATCCTTTGGACCGTTCGCAAAGGTAAAAGAAGTAAGCAATCTAATAGGAGAAGGAACCGGAAGAGGAGGACAACTCGCTCCGGACAACAACTCCATCCGTTTTTCCAATGGAGAAACCTATTATAGGATAGGTGGCCCGCTTTTAGGAAGGATTTCCGTAAACGTAAATAAGACCAAGAGGGTCATAGACAACGAAACTGCCGGAGTGATCTTCTTTCCATTAAGTCCCACCGCATTCCCCGAAGAGACTGGAAAGCAGAGCTATCTGGCATTCTTCTCCACAACGGAATCACTCAGCCCAGGAATGCCGCTTAGGATAGGAGACTATTCCGGTTCCATAAAAGAAGTATTCGATCATCTATGCGTAGTAGACTTATCGATAAAGCCGGGCACCCAGGCGCCCAGCCTCACCTATCTGACACCGATGGTCTTAGATGGACAGGTGGATCTGAAAACAATCTCCCATAAAGAAAGCACAGAAGAACTGATCCGCAGACTAAAGCAAGATCCGAACGTATCTAAGGAAGAATTGATCCGAGAGTTAGAGAAATTAAAAGGCAGAGACCAATAG
- a CDS encoding MarR family winged helix-turn-helix transcriptional regulator yields the protein MSKDKVSRYEKSEESPGFLLWQVTNLWQRGIRKVLEPLGLTHPQFVLLTVTHWLETHGEETTQIRIADQAKTDPMTTSQVLRTLEGKKFVKRSAHGTDTRAKIVLTTAEGQKLLKQAIQAVEDFDEEFFTVLGTNRKGFLSSLGILSQQ from the coding sequence GTGTCCAAGGATAAGGTTTCTAGATACGAAAAATCCGAAGAGAGTCCCGGTTTTTTGCTCTGGCAGGTTACGAATCTCTGGCAGAGAGGGATCCGTAAGGTACTGGAGCCCTTGGGTTTGACACATCCTCAATTCGTTTTACTCACCGTGACTCATTGGCTGGAGACCCACGGAGAGGAAACGACTCAGATCAGGATCGCGGACCAAGCAAAGACGGATCCGATGACCACGTCCCAAGTACTTAGAACTCTAGAAGGTAAGAAGTTCGTGAAACGTTCCGCTCATGGAACGGACACTAGGGCCAAGATCGTTCTCACAACTGCGGAAGGTCAGAAACTTTTAAAGCAAGCCATCCAAGCCGTAGAAGACTTCGATGAGGAATTCTTTACGGTTCTTGGTACGAATCGTAAAGGCTTCCTTTCTAGTTTAGGTATACTCTCTCAGCAATGA
- a CDS encoding EVE domain-containing protein: MSPRYWIVVASKEHAMRGISEGMIQACHGKKGPLSRMRKGDWVLVYSSKEIFGGSEACRKFTSIGKVSDDLMYPFQMSSDFCPFRRNVEYVNAKEADILPLIPSLEFIPNKKSWGFPFRTGFLEIGPKDFLLISERMGVSVQG; encoded by the coding sequence ATGAGCCCAAGATATTGGATCGTAGTCGCTTCTAAAGAACATGCAATGCGAGGGATCTCCGAAGGGATGATCCAAGCATGTCACGGCAAGAAGGGCCCTCTTTCTAGAATGAGAAAGGGGGACTGGGTTCTGGTCTATTCCTCCAAAGAAATCTTTGGAGGTAGTGAGGCTTGTCGTAAATTCACTTCGATCGGTAAGGTATCGGACGATCTGATGTATCCTTTTCAAATGAGCTCGGACTTTTGCCCTTTCCGTAGGAATGTGGAGTATGTGAACGCGAAGGAAGCGGATATTCTTCCTTTGATCCCTTCTCTGGAATTTATCCCGAATAAAAAGTCCTGGGGCTTTCCGTTTCGGACTGGATTCTTGGAGATCGGTCCGAAAGATTTCCTTTTGATCTCGGAAAGGATGGGTGTGAGTGTCCAAGGATAA
- a CDS encoding polyketide cyclase, translating to MWKYEYVTEVSGIDAESLWKARADVRNWSKWDSDIEWTRIEGEPVVGKEFLLKPKGGFTCKAIITESEMPFVFGDVTRLPGAKMKFVHFFSQKKNGTEIKVELSITGPLGFLWRKIIGEEQAKGMSEEIRTFSQLVKEEKK from the coding sequence ATGTGGAAGTATGAATATGTGACCGAGGTTTCCGGAATAGATGCCGAATCCCTTTGGAAGGCCAGAGCGGATGTCCGCAATTGGTCTAAATGGGACTCGGACATTGAGTGGACTAGGATAGAGGGAGAGCCGGTCGTAGGAAAAGAATTCCTTCTTAAGCCGAAGGGAGGCTTTACCTGTAAGGCTATTATCACCGAATCGGAAATGCCTTTTGTGTTCGGGGATGTGACTCGTCTTCCTGGGGCTAAAATGAAATTCGTTCACTTCTTCTCTCAAAAGAAGAATGGAACGGAGATCAAGGTGGAGTTGAGTATCACGGGGCCTCTTGGATTTCTCTGGAGAAAGATCATCGGAGAAGAACAGGCCAAGGGTATGAGCGAGGAGATCAGGACCTTCTCCCAATTAGTAAAGGAAGAGAAGAAATGA
- a CDS encoding esterase/lipase family protein, translating into MKLLVAGILFLAASMVSASGSGSSSKPLAGAYPIVLTHGIFGWGKSTGIIDYWGGNAAYLTSQGATVLTPTVTATDSSANRAAQLKTAIQVAMAANNYTGKVHIIGHSQGGLDARYLISNLGFSGKVATLTTLNTPHLGSPVASVIDAVIPSWALPYVGTVINTLVGVVYGQSSQNAVAALKLLTVAGSTTFNNNTPNVSGFKYYSYGSYITIADLIQHPAMGLLAPICGIGAPFFGQSVLNDGVVTDTSMRWGTWKGGPSIPITTTGIDHLEATNALYLGQTWYDTNGYFLKMAQNAKSNQ; encoded by the coding sequence ATGAAACTGTTGGTAGCTGGGATTTTATTCCTAGCGGCGAGTATGGTAAGTGCATCCGGAAGTGGATCTTCAAGTAAACCATTGGCAGGTGCATATCCTATCGTTTTGACTCATGGTATTTTCGGTTGGGGTAAATCCACCGGGATCATCGATTATTGGGGAGGCAATGCGGCCTATTTGACTTCTCAAGGGGCAACCGTTCTAACTCCAACTGTAACTGCTACGGATTCTTCTGCAAACCGCGCGGCTCAGTTGAAAACTGCGATCCAAGTTGCAATGGCGGCGAATAACTATACCGGAAAAGTGCATATCATCGGGCACTCTCAAGGTGGATTGGACGCGAGATATCTCATCTCCAACCTCGGATTCTCCGGCAAAGTGGCTACTTTGACCACTCTGAACACTCCTCACTTGGGTAGCCCAGTTGCGAGCGTGATCGACGCGGTAATCCCTTCTTGGGCTCTTCCTTATGTAGGAACCGTAATCAACACTCTTGTTGGTGTGGTATATGGCCAATCCAGCCAAAACGCAGTAGCAGCTCTGAAGCTACTTACTGTTGCAGGTTCTACTACCTTCAATAATAACACCCCGAACGTTTCCGGATTCAAATACTACTCCTACGGATCTTATATCACTATTGCGGATCTGATCCAACACCCTGCTATGGGACTGTTGGCGCCTATCTGCGGGATCGGTGCTCCTTTCTTCGGACAAAGCGTTCTGAACGACGGAGTGGTTACCGACACCTCTATGAGATGGGGAACCTGGAAAGGCGGTCCTTCTATTCCGATCACTACCACTGGTATCGACCACTTAGAAGCTACAAATGCTCTCTACTTGGGACAGACCTGGTATGATACGAACGGGTACTTCCTGAAAATGGCTCAAAACGCTAAGAGCAATCAATAA
- the typA gene encoding translational GTPase TypA, translated as MEIRNIAIIAHVDHGKTTLLDGILRQTGAVTAKEDGERIMDHNDLEKEKGITIKAKNTAVVYKGTRINVVDTPGHADFGGEVERVLSTADSCLLLVDAFDGPMPQTRFVLGKSLQLGHKPILVINKIDRDGARPDAVVDMTFDLFSDLGATDEQLDFPIIYASAKQGWAVNKLEDAPGTNLDPLLDMVLSHVPPVKANIDAALQFQVTSLDYNDYVGRIAIGKIYNGKLQRGMSVVQVSPKQNGRDESQILKVTKLYNFEGLKRNEIEEAEAGDIVAIAGLPDVFIGDTVCEPGKPAAMPAIEVEEPTVSMFFMVNNSPFASKEGKFVTTRNIRERLDRELETNVAMRLEETEDKDRFKILGRGELHLSVLIETMRREGFELQVSRPEVIIKKGENGEKLEPYEYLVMDLPDQFTGSIIAELNRRKGELQLMEAHPSGMTRVEFVIPTRGIIGFRGYFVTETKGEGVMSSRFLRFDLYKGEIPGRKNGALISMDSGDTTGYALWKIQERGELLIDPQTAVYPGMIIGIHSRENDLEVNPVREKKLTNVRSSGADEAIRLVPPRRFSLEQNIEFLDDDELLEVTPQSMRLRKKILDPNLRKRSGK; from the coding sequence ATGGAAATCCGCAATATCGCCATTATCGCACACGTTGACCACGGTAAGACTACCCTCTTGGACGGCATTTTACGCCAAACTGGAGCCGTTACGGCTAAAGAAGACGGGGAAAGGATCATGGATCATAACGATCTCGAAAAAGAAAAAGGGATCACGATCAAGGCCAAGAATACCGCAGTTGTTTATAAAGGAACTCGAATCAATGTGGTGGATACTCCGGGACACGCGGACTTCGGAGGAGAAGTGGAACGAGTGCTTTCCACGGCGGATTCCTGCTTGTTGCTTGTGGATGCATTCGATGGACCTATGCCTCAAACGAGATTCGTATTGGGCAAGTCCCTTCAGTTGGGCCATAAGCCTATTCTAGTCATCAATAAGATCGATCGAGACGGAGCTCGTCCGGACGCGGTTGTGGACATGACCTTCGACCTATTCAGCGATTTGGGAGCTACCGACGAGCAGTTGGATTTTCCGATCATCTATGCTTCTGCAAAGCAAGGCTGGGCAGTAAATAAGTTAGAAGATGCTCCTGGAACAAACCTGGATCCTCTTTTGGACATGGTGCTTTCTCATGTTCCTCCGGTGAAAGCGAATATAGACGCGGCACTTCAATTCCAAGTCACTTCACTGGATTATAACGATTACGTGGGCCGTATCGCGATCGGTAAGATCTATAACGGAAAGCTCCAAAGAGGAATGAGCGTGGTGCAAGTCTCTCCGAAGCAAAACGGAAGGGATGAGAGCCAAATACTCAAAGTAACGAAATTATACAACTTCGAAGGTCTCAAACGAAACGAGATCGAAGAAGCAGAAGCGGGAGACATCGTTGCGATCGCGGGCCTTCCTGATGTGTTCATCGGAGATACGGTTTGCGAGCCAGGAAAACCGGCGGCTATGCCTGCCATCGAGGTAGAAGAGCCTACCGTTTCCATGTTCTTCATGGTAAACAATTCTCCTTTTGCGAGTAAGGAAGGAAAGTTCGTAACCACCAGAAATATTAGAGAGCGCTTGGACAGGGAGTTAGAGACCAACGTGGCAATGCGTTTGGAAGAGACCGAAGACAAGGACCGCTTCAAGATCCTAGGCCGAGGAGAGCTACATCTCTCCGTTCTCATTGAGACAATGAGAAGAGAAGGATTCGAGCTCCAAGTTTCCCGTCCCGAAGTAATCATCAAGAAGGGAGAAAACGGAGAAAAGCTGGAGCCGTACGAATATCTCGTAATGGATCTACCGGACCAATTCACCGGAAGTATCATCGCGGAATTAAACCGTAGAAAAGGCGAACTCCAACTCATGGAAGCCCATCCATCCGGAATGACCCGAGTGGAATTCGTGATCCCAACTAGAGGGATTATTGGATTCAGAGGTTATTTTGTGACGGAGACTAAGGGAGAAGGGGTGATGTCCAGTCGCTTCCTAAGATTCGATCTATACAAGGGTGAGATCCCTGGTAGAAAGAACGGAGCGCTTATCTCCATGGACTCCGGAGACACCACTGGTTACGCACTCTGGAAGATCCAAGAAAGGGGAGAACTACTCATCGATCCTCAAACAGCAGTGTATCCAGGAATGATTATCGGGATCCACAGCAGAGAGAACGATCTCGAGGTGAACCCTGTCCGTGAGAAGAAACTCACCAACGTTCGTTCTTCCGGGGCAGACGAGGCGATCCGCCTGGTCCCTCCTCGCAGATTCAGCTTAGAGCAGAATATCGAGTTCTTGGACGACGATGAATTATTGGAAGTCACTCCTCAGAGCATGAGACTTCGTAAGAAGATCCTGGATCCGAACCTCAGGAAACGTTCCGGGAAATAA
- a CDS encoding pirin family protein, which translates to MRYLTSKQKDLGDSFIVRRILPQIEARSVGPFVFLDHMGPVPIHAGTELVVRPHPHIGLATVTYLYDGVITHRDSIGMVEDIRPFEVNWMTAGSGIVHSERSKLDPEYSILEGIQTWVALPKEFEETSPEFFHYSQDQLPVLSGGGWELRLIAGSFMGEVSPVKVYSPLFYADLEVEAGAEVELPVPPDQEGGIYVARGKADAEGRIVSIGDMAIYPKGGSVKFRAEEASRIVLLGGTPLSTPRHMYWNFVSSSLERIEQAKLDWREDRFAHVPGEKERIPLPE; encoded by the coding sequence ATGAGATACCTTACTTCCAAACAAAAAGACCTGGGCGATTCATTTATCGTAAGAAGGATCCTTCCTCAAATAGAGGCCCGTTCTGTGGGACCATTCGTCTTCTTGGATCATATGGGCCCTGTTCCGATCCACGCAGGAACGGAGCTAGTCGTTCGGCCTCATCCTCATATCGGCCTAGCAACAGTCACTTATCTTTACGATGGGGTCATTACTCATAGGGACAGTATCGGGATGGTAGAAGATATCCGTCCTTTCGAGGTGAATTGGATGACCGCAGGATCCGGGATCGTTCATAGCGAAAGATCCAAATTGGATCCGGAATATTCTATCTTAGAAGGCATCCAGACCTGGGTGGCCTTACCAAAGGAATTCGAAGAGACTTCTCCTGAATTCTTTCATTATAGCCAGGACCAATTGCCTGTACTGAGCGGGGGAGGTTGGGAACTTCGCTTAATAGCAGGCTCATTCATGGGGGAAGTGTCCCCGGTTAAGGTATATTCTCCCTTATTCTATGCGGACCTGGAGGTAGAGGCCGGAGCAGAAGTGGAACTTCCGGTCCCTCCCGACCAAGAAGGAGGGATCTATGTGGCTCGAGGAAAGGCGGACGCAGAGGGAAGGATCGTTTCCATAGGCGATATGGCTATCTATCCTAAGGGAGGAAGCGTAAAGTTCCGGGCAGAAGAGGCGTCTCGGATCGTGCTCTTAGGAGGGACCCCTCTTTCAACACCGAGACATATGTATTGGAACTTTGTATCTAGCTCCTTGGAAAGAATCGAACAGGCCAAGTTAGATTGGAGAGAGGACAGGTTCGCTCATGTTCCCGGAGAGAAGGAAAGGATCCCATTGCCGGAATAG
- the rplU gene encoding 50S ribosomal protein L21, whose translation MFAIISVGNRQFKVTQDLEFLTEKTGKNAGETFDAKVLLFAENNKVHIGSPELKSAKVSLKVIEDVKGEKVHGYVYKKRKNYQKTWGHRQKLQKVKVVSLSAV comes from the coding sequence ATGTTCGCGATCATCTCTGTCGGCAATCGACAATTTAAAGTTACTCAGGATCTAGAATTCCTGACTGAAAAGACCGGAAAGAACGCCGGTGAAACCTTCGACGCTAAGGTACTTTTATTTGCTGAAAATAATAAGGTCCATATCGGATCTCCTGAACTGAAATCTGCAAAGGTTTCCTTGAAAGTCATAGAAGACGTGAAAGGGGAAAAGGTTCACGGATACGTTTATAAGAAACGTAAGAACTACCAAAAGACCTGGGGACACAGACAAAAACTACAAAAAGTTAAGGTAGTTTCTCTTTCGGCAGTTTGA
- a CDS encoding ribosomal-processing cysteine protease Prp, which produces MIRIRILRKGEEILGLESSGHASKMHGSKGENLLCAAVGVLVQTLYLHLHQEGFTEEAAIGDGLLNFKIRSERKKDPIVLTSFALIRSGLENLKEQYPSEIELIGE; this is translated from the coding sequence TTGATCCGAATCCGAATACTCCGAAAAGGAGAAGAGATCCTTGGTTTGGAATCTTCCGGGCATGCTTCGAAGATGCACGGGTCCAAGGGAGAAAATCTTCTCTGCGCCGCTGTCGGAGTACTCGTCCAAACTCTTTACCTGCATTTACATCAGGAAGGGTTTACAGAAGAAGCGGCAATCGGGGACGGTCTCTTAAACTTTAAGATCCGCTCCGAAAGGAAAAAAGATCCGATCGTTCTTACGAGCTTTGCTCTGATAAGAAGCGGATTGGAAAATTTGAAGGAACAATATCCTTCTGAAATAGAACTCATAGGAGAATAA
- the rpmA gene encoding 50S ribosomal protein L27: MAHKKGGGSSKNGRDSQSKRLGVKRFGGELVLAGNILVRQRGTRLNAGKNVGVGKDHTLYSLVEGHVKFEHVSKTKVQVSVYPK, from the coding sequence ATGGCACATAAGAAAGGTGGCGGTTCTTCCAAAAACGGTCGTGATTCCCAATCCAAACGTCTGGGTGTAAAGCGTTTCGGAGGAGAATTGGTTTTAGCGGGCAATATCCTTGTTCGTCAAAGAGGAACTAGACTGAACGCAGGCAAAAACGTAGGCGTCGGTAAAGATCACACTCTATATTCTCTAGTAGAAGGTCACGTGAAGTTTGAACACGTCTCTAAGACAAAAGTTCAAGTTTCCGTTTACCCGAAATAA
- the obgE gene encoding GTPase ObgE: protein MEKFIDEVLIEVTAGHGGAGSMHFRREKYVEFGGPDGGDGGVGGNILLRTNLSMVTLDRYLTKRRFRGQDGFPGEGNERSGKKGEDLILQVPLGTQVYDEESGELLYDFIKEDMEFLVVKGGRGGKGNTHFKSSTHQTPKFSQPGEDGEYKHLRLSLKLLADVGIVGLPNAGKSTLLSKITEAHPKIAGYAFTTLSPNLGVVKRKGDIYRYTIADIPGIVEGASKGIGLGLSFLRHIERVKGILYVFDASALDIKSDFKMLQAELQTYNPELLNRPHLIVLNKIDVWEDQSFTQEVLESVSSLGKVVPISAQEGLNLEKLLETMDETFFKKEWEALESTDRNKEGSDE from the coding sequence ATGGAAAAATTCATAGATGAAGTGCTAATAGAAGTCACCGCAGGCCATGGCGGCGCGGGCTCCATGCATTTTCGTCGTGAGAAATACGTAGAATTCGGTGGTCCCGACGGTGGAGACGGAGGCGTAGGAGGAAATATCCTTCTTCGGACGAATCTCTCCATGGTAACCCTGGATCGCTATCTCACCAAGAGAAGGTTCCGAGGACAGGACGGTTTTCCAGGCGAAGGGAACGAAAGGTCTGGTAAGAAGGGAGAAGATCTCATCCTCCAGGTTCCTCTGGGCACCCAAGTCTACGACGAGGAAAGCGGAGAACTACTTTACGATTTCATAAAGGAAGACATGGAATTCCTCGTGGTCAAGGGAGGCCGTGGAGGAAAAGGAAATACCCATTTCAAATCCTCCACTCACCAGACACCTAAATTCTCCCAACCAGGAGAAGACGGAGAATACAAACATCTTCGCTTGAGCTTGAAACTTCTTGCAGACGTAGGCATCGTAGGTCTTCCGAATGCAGGCAAGTCTACCCTTCTCTCTAAGATCACCGAGGCTCACCCTAAGATCGCGGGCTACGCATTTACTACTCTCTCTCCCAATCTAGGAGTAGTGAAACGCAAAGGAGATATCTATCGTTATACGATCGCAGATATTCCTGGCATTGTAGAAGGCGCAAGCAAAGGGATCGGTCTCGGCCTCTCCTTCTTAAGACATATAGAAAGAGTAAAAGGTATATTATATGTTTTTGATGCAAGTGCTCTGGACATCAAAAGCGATTTTAAGATGCTACAAGCAGAATTGCAGACATACAACCCTGAATTACTGAATCGTCCCCATCTGATCGTTTTGAATAAGATAGATGTTTGGGAAGACCAAAGTTTTACCCAAGAGGTACTGGAATCCGTTTCTTCACTCGGAAAAGTGGTTCCTATTTCCGCTCAAGAAGGACTGAATCTCGAAAAACTATTGGAAACCATGGATGAGACATTCTTCAAAAAGGAATGGGAAGCTTTGGAGTCGACCGATCGGAACAAAGAAGGTTCGGATGAATAG